The following nucleotide sequence is from Austwickia chelonae.
ACTCGACCGGCACCGCTGACGGCAGCGAAGGAATCACGGCTTCGGGGGCGGGCGAACCCGCATCGCGTTTATTGACCATGACCCATCGGTGGTAGTCGAGGACGACCTCGTCGCGCTGGTTGACGCCGGTGGAGTGGACGTAGACGACACCGGTCCTGCCGTTGGAGTTCTCCTTGAGGCCCTCGACCTGGGATGTGGTGGTGAGGGTGTCGCCGGGGTGGACCGGCGCGCCGAAGACGCCGCCCGCGTAGCCGAGGTTGGCCACCGCGTTGATCGACACGTCGGGCACGGTCTTGCCGAAGACGATGTGGAAGACGAGCAGGGAGTCGACCGGCATGCGTTCCTGCCCGCAGGCCGCCGCGAAGGTTGCCCCGCTCGTGGCGGCGAACCGCGGCCCGTAGAGCGCCTGGTAGAGCGCCACGTCGCCGTCGGTCACGGTGCGCGGGGTCGCGTGCCGCAGCTGCTGCCCGATCTCGAAGTCCTCGAAATAGTTGCCGCTCATCACCTTCGCGCTCATGGTTCGCCATCCTGCCTTGCGTGGAGTGATTGGTCGCCTGATCCGACACGTGGGAATGCTCACGTCGTACGACGCCTCTGGGCCGGACGGCGACTCCCGTCGTACGACGCGAGGGCTGGCGACTGCGAGGGTGACTCGTGACTGCGAGGGTGACTCGTGACTGCGAGGGTGACTCGTGACTGCGGGGGTGACAGGACACCACCGCAGTCGCGTCGAAGCACCGCAGAGTCCGGGGGCCACCGGAGTCGAAGCGCCCTGCTCCTTTGGTGTCCGCTGCCTCTGTGTCGAAGACGTTCACTCACCTGGCCGGACGCCCACCAGTCGAGACCGTGGTGAGCGCGGAGCGGGAGGATGGCGGTCATGAGCGATGTGCGTACGGCGTCCGTCCCGGAGTATCCGGCAGTGGCGATGCTCCTGGGCCAGGTCTTCCGGGACGACCCCACCCTGGGTGCCGTGGTCCGGGACGCGCAGGATCCGGCGTCCAGGCTGGCGCGGATGTTCACGGTGCAGATCGGGGAGATCTTCGCCCCGTCCGGCGCGGTGGACGTCCTCCCGGATGCCGAGGGTGGGCTGGCTGGTGCTGCGCTGTGGGCGGAGCCGGGCGCGTGGCACCGGTCGAGGTGGGCCGAGTTGCGGGGGATGCCGGCCCTGGCGAGGGCGTTGGGTCGGTCTTTCCCGGCGTCGGTGCGCAGTGAGCGTGCCTGTCTGGACAGGCATCCGACCTTTCCGCATTGGTATCTGTACGTGGTCGGTTCGGCGACGCGGTCCCGGGGCAGAGGGGTGGGGTCGGCGTTATTGCGTCATGGGCTGGCCAGGGCGGAGGCGCAGGGGGTCCCGGTGTATCTGGAGGCGACGACGCCTCGTAGTGCGCGCTTGTACCAGCGGTGGGATTTCGTGGAGCTGGGGCCGGTGCCCAATCCGCTGGGGGATCAGGATGCGGTGGGGATGTGGCGTCCGTCCGGAGGAAAGGGAGCCTTGGAACACCCCGACCGTCTATAGTGCATATAGACAGTAGGAGGTGGCCTCTTGCCGCTCAGCATCACCCTCTCCAGAACCACCGGACAACCCATCTACGAACAGATCCGGGCCCAGACCCAGGCCGCGATCCTGAACGGGGACCTCCCCCCAGGCGCACAGCTGCCCTCCATCCGCGGGCTCGCCAAGGACCTCCAGGTCAGCGTCATCACCACCACCCGTGCCTACAGCGACCTGGCCGCCCTCGGCCTGATCGCCAATGTCCCGGGCAAAGGCAGCTACGTCCTCGACATCGACACCGCCACCTGGCAAGGCCAGATCCGCGATCTCGTGCACGCCAGCTTCCTCGACGGCGTACTCCATGCCGCTCGGGCCGATCTCTCCCCCGCCGAGCTGCACCGCCTGCTCGACGACGCCATCACCGCCGCGAAGGAGCGCCGATGAACACCGCGCGGAACCCCGACGACCAGCCGCTGCTGTCCCTGAACGGACTGGGCAAGAGCTTCGACCCCTTCCACCTGGAAGACCTCGACCTAGAGGTGCGAGCCGGTCAGGTCGTCGGCCTGGTCGGCGCCAATGGAGCCGGCAAGACCACCGCCATCGGCTGCGCCCTCGGCATGCTCCGCCCGGACCGGGGGACGGTCCACCTGATCGACAAGCAGTGGATCGGTGTCGTCCTGGACACTCCCCCGTACCTGCCCACCTGGACCGTCGCCGAGGTGGAACTGGCCCTGGCGCCCTTCTACCCGCGCTGGAACCGGAGCACCTTCGCCCGCCTGGCCGACCGGGCCGGTCTGAGCACCTCCTCCCAGGTCGGATCGCTCAGCCGTGGGATGGCGCTGCGCCTGCAGCTGGCCGTCGCGCTCAGCCACGACGCCCGGCTCCTGATCCTGGACGAACCGACCAGCGGCGTCGACCCGGTCGGACGCTGCGAGCTTCTCGACGAACTCGCCGGGTTCATGTTGCACGAGGACCACGGCATCCTGTTCTCCACCCACATCACCGCCGACCTGGAACGCATCGCCGACCGGGTGGTCGTCCTCGCCCACGGTCGGATGGTCGCCGCCGGGGACACCCCGGAGATCCTGGACGCCTTCCGGATGGTGCACGGCGGTCTGGGTGAACTGCCGGATCCGTTGCGCGGAATGGTCCACGGGCTACGGGAGCATTCGGTCGGTTGGGCAGGTGTCATGGCCACGCCGGACACCGTCCATCTGTCCGGCGCCTGCGTCGTGGAAGAGCCGACCCTGGACGAGCTGGTGAGGCATCTGTCCTCACTCGATGCACCGGTGGCCAGCCATGGCTGAGCGACCACTGCTGGCGATGTTCCGGTTGGACCTGCGGGTCCTGCATTCTTTCCTCCTGCCCGCCGCGGGCTTCACCGTGCTCGCTGCTTTCGCCTACGCGACCCTGGGGCTCGGCCTGGCGCTGGTCACCGTGATGTTCATCCCGCTGATGGCGATCAGTCTTCTGGCCCAGGCCGAGGAGTCTGCGCACCTGCCGCGGCTTCAGGCCTGCCTTCCGGTCTCTGCTCGCATCGTCGCCGCCGCGCATCATCTGGTGACCGTGGCGGTCTTGGGCTACGCGACGGTGGCGGCCTTGTCGCTGGTGATGGTGGACGCGCGGCTGCGTGACATCGGTGCTGGCGCCGGGACGACCGGGGCGATGCTGCTCCTGCTACTGGTCGGCGCGGCTTCGTCGTTGTTCTGGCCGGTCGCCGATCGTTATGGCACCGACCGGGCCTGGTGGGTGGCCGTGCCGGCGGTCGTCCTGTTGCTGGCGATCCAAGCGGTCCTGATGGCTCAGCACTGGCTGTCGTTCAGGGGTGGTGCTGTTCTTCCCCGCTGGGAGGTCCTCCGGCCGCTGTGGTCGCCTTCCGTCCTGGTTCCGTCCGTCGTCGGCGCGGTCCTGCTTGCATTGTGGGCCTCCTACCGTCGCTGCGTGATTCTGCGGTGTGGAACGCGGTCCGACGCGCCGTGGTCCTCGGCGGTTCTCTGCCGAGACCGATCCGGTGGCTGCCTGTCCGGTCTGCCATGGTCTCCCGTGCTCCGGCTGCAGCTGCTCGCGCTACGCGAGCTCAGGCCGGTCGTCGCCCTTCTCCTGATCCCGACGGTGCTCGCCGCGGTGGCTGTCGATGCCCTGTCCAGCACGCTTTTCCTGGTGCCGCTCGCGCTGACGGTCTCGTTGAATGTCGTTCACCTGGCGGGTGGCACGGGCTTGGGCCGGTTGTACGACGCATTGCCGGTGGGTCGGCGTGAGGTGGTCGCCGCGCAGTATCTGGTCGTGTCCGGCGTGGTGGCGGTCGTGACGGCGGTCCTGGCCGTACTGGTGGGCTTCGACCTGTTCCGTGGTCGCGGGTCGGGCACGGATGCTCTTCTCGGGGTGGCTGCGGTGGCGGTGGCCTTGTCCGCCGTCCTGGGTCTGGCGATTCCGCTCTCGACCCGCTGGGGTGCGTGGAGGGGTGTCATGGCTGTTCTCGCGACGGTGATGCTGCTCACCACTGGGCTCATCGCCGTGGCGTTCACGGCACCCGACGCCTGGGCCGATACGAAGTTCTTGCTGGCTCAGGCGCCGTGGTGGGGAACACTCAGTGCCTCGGTATCGGTGGCCGCTGTCGCCCTGACGTCGTCCTACGGGGTCACGACTCGGATCTACGAGCGTCAGGACCTATGAGCCCCCGTGGACGGTGCTCTCGGTGTCGACCCTGGAGCCTCGCGACGACGGGGGCGCTGATCGACCGGGCACTACGACACCGTGACCGACAGTGCTGAAAGTCCCGGATAGGCTTATCCCCATGGCTGACTTCGATGTGGTGGTCCTGGGCGCCGGCCCGGGTGGATATGTGGCGGCGATCCGGGCAGCGCAGCTCGGCAAGCGCGTCGCCGTGGTGGAGAAGAAGTACTGGGGTGGAGTTTGCCTCAACGTGGGTTGCATCCCCAGCAAAGCACTGCTGAAGAACGCCGAGCTGGCCCACACGTTGACGCACGAGAAGGCCAAGTACGGCATCGAGGGCGACGCCACGATGTCCTACGGTCCGACCCACAAGCGGTCTCGCCAGGTCAGCGCGGGCATCGTCAAGGGCGTCCACTTCCTGATGAAGAAGAACAAGATCACCGAAATCGACGGATGGGGAACCCTCACCGGGGCGAACTCCATGGATGTCGCCCTGAACAACGGGGAGACTAAGTCGATCAGCTTCGACAACCTGATCATCGCCGCCGGTGCGGTCACCCGGATGCTCCCGGGCGTGGAGGTCAGCAAGAATGTCGTGACCTATGAGGAGCAGATCCTCGACGAGAACCTCCCCCGCTCGATCATCATCGCCGGATCCGGCGCCATCGGTGTCGAGTTCGCTTATGTGATGGCCAACTTCGGCGTCGATGTGACGATCGTGGAATTCCTGGACCGGATGGTGCCCACCGAGGACGCCGACGTCTCCAAGGAACTCCTGAAGCACTACAAGAAACTCGGCGTGAAGGTCATGGTCGGCACGAAGGTCGACTCCGTCGAGGACACCGGCTCCGGCGTCAAGGTCACGGTCACCCCGGCCGCCGGCGGCGAAAGCACCGTCCTGGAAGCCGACCGTCTCCTCTCCGCCATCGGTTTCGCTCCGCGCACGCGGGGCTACGGCTTGGAGAACATCGGCGTCGAAATGACCGAGCGGGGCGCGATCAAGGTCGACGGCTTCTGCCGCACCTCGGTGCCGAATGTGTACGCCATCGGTGATGTCACCGCGAAGATGATGCTGGCCCACGTCGCTGAGGCCATGGGCATCGTCGCCGCCGAGACCATCGCCGGCGCGGAGACCATGCCGGTGGATTACGCCAATATTCCTCGGGCGACCTACTGCCACCCGCAGATCGCTTCGATGGGCCTGTCCGAGCAGCAGGCGAAGGACGCCGGCCACGAGGTGAAGACCTCGTCGTTCCCCTTCGCAGCGAACGGCAAGGCCCAGGGTCTGGGCGAGGCCGCCGGTTTCGTGAAGGTCGTCGCCGACGCGAAGTACAACGAGATCCTCGGCGTCCACATGATCGGCCCGGATGTCACCGAGCTGCTCCCGGCCGCGAATGTCGCCAAGCAGTGGGACCTCACCGCCGACGAGGTCAGCCGCACGGTCTTCGCGCACCCGACCTTGGGCGAGGCGCTCAAGGAGGCCATGCACGGCATCAGCGGCCACATGATCAACTTCTGACCAAGGGGTCGTAGCACCGACATCGGATCCGGCCCGGTCACCTTCCATGGCGACCGGGCCGGATGTACTCCTTGATCCCGTCCTTGTCTGCGTAGATAAGAACGGCGGGCAAACCAGATCGCCCAGGAAGCAGGGATTGATCCGGGCGAAGATCGGACGAGAGCCGACGATCTCCGTACGTCCTCGGATGTCGTGGACCAGCCGCCCCAGATTGGGGGTGCGGGACGGGTTCAGGTGATTCATCGCCGACAGATGGCGGAGGACACGACGCCGTAGGCGTCTTGTCCTCGCCGACGGCAGTGGACGCGGCACCGCCTCCTAGAAGGTTCTCAACCCCGAGAAGGCTCCTCTTGATACCGGTCATCTTGATACCGAAGAGCCGCTGTTTCCATAGGCCTCCAAAGAAATTCAACCAATATTCTGTTGAGGGACGTTCTACGTCCACGGCGAAGATGGGGCTCGTGCCTCCTCGGCACGAACCCCACCCAAGTCACCGCTTGAAGCGCTCACCTCTACAGGGCCGGACCACCCCTCGGGCGCTCGTCGACGGTGACCAGCGCAAACCCTTGACGTTCGGCAGGACGCCAGCTCAGCTCCCGATCGTAGAGCCGCCTCAGGTAAGGGATTTCCCGGTGATAGACGAACACCGAGGAATCGACCCCGACGATGCCAGGAGTGTCGATGAACATCGGCAGCTCCTCCAGGAAATACTGAACAGCCTGCTCTTCCTGGTTCTCCTGAGGAGGATTGCCCTCCTCCTCCCAGGCCTGCAGGATCCCCCGCGATGTCGCCAAGGTGGCCTCCTGGAAGTCCGGATCCTGCGCATAGCGCCGCCGTCCTTCGTCAAGAAGTTCCAGATAGCGAGGGTTCACCGAAAGGCTCTCGTGACAGAGCACCATTCCCGGCGTCTCCTCCACGCCCACCTGCGCCAAGGCCGTACGCACCTTGTTGAGCACGTACTTGCCCTGTTTACGAGCCTTGGACTCCGCCTTGGCCTCGGCATATCCCAGGGCGCGCAGGGTGTGCGCCGCTGACTTGTCCGGCACGAAGAAACTCGCCTGCGGGTAGGTCTCGAACGCCCAACACACCAGTTCGGTGATCCGGGACTGGTTGAAGTAACCGTTGAACGGGCTGACCCCGACGCAGACGTGACCAGCCTCGGACACGATCTGCGCGCAGGACTCGGTCAGCGGCTCACGTCGGAAGACGACATCGCGGAGAAGAGGATCAGTCACGGTGGCCATCCACCTCATCAGCCCATAGAACGTGCTGTTCCCCGCCCCGGACCGGCGCTTCGATCCGGTTCTCGGCCGGGGGCAGCGGACAGTTGAAGTAGTCGGAGAAACCGCACGGCGGAATGAAGGCCCGGTTGAAGTCGACCTCGATCGGCCCGACTCCGGTGACCCCGGACAGTTTCAGGAAACGACCGGGGGCATGGCTCTCCCGGCCGGTCGTCCCGTCGGCGAAGACGATCACCAGCACCTCGTGGTCGAGGAAGGCCACCAGGTCGTAGCGTTTCCCGCCGACCTCGACCTCCACGACGCCGGGAACCTTCTTGTCGTGCCCGTCATCGGACTCTCGTGAGAATCCCCAGGACACGTCGGTGGCCTGGTCATAGGGGCGGAACTCACCCTGCACGACCAGTTCCGGGTCGAAAGGATAGACCTCGATGCCGGCGAACCGTTGCGCTTGTTCGTTCTCGGCCCGGTAGATCCGCAGCTCCACGGAGTCACCGTCCAGGCTGAAAGCATCGACGACGGTGTCGCCGCAGGTCAACAAGGGGGTCCCGTCCCCACGCAGCAGAGACATCACAGTCGGGCCGGTCACTGGCACCCCGTCGATGTCCAGCTGAGCGCCCTCGTCGGGAACGATCAGCACGCCCTGGCCGTCAGGGCCGGGGGCAGCCGACAGCGGCAGACCGATGACCTGTTCGTGACCGCTGACCTCGTGGAAATCCACCAAGGCCAGCGGTCCGTGCGCGCCGGTCACAGCAGCCAGCCGTTCCTGTGCCCATTCTCGGTGGGCAAGCTCTTCCGGGGACAGGACGACTTCGGTTTCTCCGACACCAGTGGGCATTTCTCTCCTCAACAGGGGTTGTACGACGACAACGGGGCCGGGTACGAAGACCTTCTCGTACCCGGCCCCGTCGATCAGGAAATGATGAGACTTACTTGGTGGGGTACTGGGTGCTGAGCATCTTGCTGACCCAGGCCTCCATGTGCGGCTTGCCCTGCGGGCCCTGCATCGCAGGAACCGACGACTGCAGCTTGCCGTTGTAGATCACGACCATGGCGGGCAGACCACCGGGAAGCGTCACACCGTTCTTGGCGAGAATCTTCCGAACGGCGGAGTCGTTGGACGCCACATTGGCCAGGGTCCATTTGCCACCGCTGGCCTTGGCCAGTTCGGCAGCGACCTGTCCGTGACGCTTCGAGGACTGCGAGTAGTTGTCCAGGTGCAGGCGCAACGCGACCGGGTGACGCTTGGAGATCGCGACGACCTTCTTCCAGGACTCCTCGTCGCTGATGTTCACCGTGGCCGGGTCGGCCACGGCCTTGCCGCCCTTGACCGCCTGGTCGATCCAGGTGTTCACCGCAGCCTTGTCGCCGTCGTATCCGCTACGACGCGAGGTTTCCTTGCCGTCGATGATGGAGATCAACGTCGGGAACCACGGCTTGTCGAAGCGCTCCCAGATCTTCGGGTACTTCGTCCCGTCGATCTTGCCGATGACGTACGCGCCGTTGCTGGCCTTGGCCTTCTCGGCCAGCACCGGTGCCAGCTTCTCGCAGGGGTCGCAGCCCTCCTTGGAGAAGTCGAGGATGAAGGGCACCTTCTTCGAGCCAGCCATCAGCTGATCGAAGTTCTTGTCGGTGACCTCGACGATCTTGCCGGGTGCTCCGGGCTTGACCGGGGTCTGTCCCTCACCGGGGCCACCCGGCTTGACGGGCTTCTGGCCATCGCCAGGTCCACCAGGCTGTCCCGGCTTGACGGGCTTCTGGCCGTCACCAGGTCCACCAGGCTGACCGGGCTGACCGGGGCGAACCGGCTTCTGGCCACCGTCTTCGATCGGAATGTCACCGGCCGGAGGCTGTCCCGGCTTGACGGGCTTCTGGCCGTCACCAGGTCCACCAGGCTGTCCCGGCTGTCCCGGCTGACCGGGGCGAACCGGCTTCTGGCCGTCACCAGGTCCACCAGGCTGACCCGGCTGACCGGGCTGACCGGGGCGAACCGGCTTCTGGCCGTCACCAGGTCCACCAGGCTGACCCGGCTGACCCGGCTGACCGGGGCGAACCGGCTTCTGGCCACCGTCTTCGATCGGAATGTCACCGGCCGGAGGCTGACCCGGACGACCAGGCTGACCAGGCTGACCGGGCTGACCGGGCTGACCCGGACGACCAGGCTGACCCGGACGACCCGGCTCCTCGGGCTTGTTCGGCGGGTTCGAGTCGACCGGCCCGAAACCACTGACCGTCTTGTCGATGAAGGACTTCAGCCCTGCCTCACCGGGGAACCCGGACAGGTGCGAGCCTTCCTTGCCCTTGGCGTAGGGCACGATCGTCGGGTAGCCACGCACCTGGAAGGCCCGCTTGGCGTCGGACCGGTCGGCGTCGATGACGGCCAGGGTCCACTTACCCTGAGCCTGTTCGGCCATCCGGCGGATGACCGGGTCCATGGTCCGGCAGGCGCCGCACCAGGCAGGAGCGGTGATCAGGAAGAAGACAGGGCGCTGGCTGCTCTGCTTCTTCAGCTGCTCAAGGTTGCTCATGTTCACGTCGACGATCGACGCGCCGCCCTGCACCGCGGACACCTCGGCCCCGAAGGGGGAGGTGGTGACGGCATTGGACACTCCGGTACCGACTCCGGTGAGGAGCAGAACGCTCGCAGTCACCAGGCCCACGGAACGCCGTGAAATCGAATTCATAAAATCTTTCCCTTTCGATGTGTGGTCGACAGTCGAGTTCGTCTACCTGTTCAGTGGGTCTCCGCGTAATCGGAAAATACAGATCACTCAGCCACCTCCATCTCTTCGGATCATCCGCGTCGCGTCCTCTTATGAGGACACGAAATCTTTGGTATCCGGGCAGGGCCGATCGAGATATCGCAGGTAGACGGCCCCGGGCTTGCATCATGTTCCGGAATGACTCCGAAGATGCCGCCCCACATATTCAGATCAGCTCAGAGATCACGCCGGTTGAATTCACCGGATTCGTCTGCGGAAAACTGATCATTCATGGGTTCAGAAGACCCGATTCAGCTGATCTTGCGAATTCCAGCCCCGCGGGCCAGCCCGAATCGAGCAGCGATCAGGTAGCAGATGAATGCCGCGATCATCGAGGTCAAGGCCGGAATATTCCAGCCCCACAGAAGATCGGGCACCATGGCGGACGCTCTGGCGACGAGATATCCGACAACCCAGGCGATCACCCCAGCAGGAACGTAAGTCGGTGCTTCAGAAGGGAGTTCGCCTCGAAGCCGCGATTCGTCAAGCTCTTTTCGCCACGAGCGACAGACGAAGTAGTCCGCGATCATGATCGCTGCGATCGGCGGACACAGAATGCCCAGTTCGAACAGGAAGGGCTGGAAGAGTTTGGCGAAACCGAGCGCCGACATCAGCGAGCCGATCAGGCCCAATGCCACGGCGACGGTCGCTCGGGAGAGGTTGATCCCGCCGAGAGCATGTGCCGCGTTCACCACACCCAAGCTGGAGGGGTAGAGGTTCCAGTCGTTCACCTTGACGATCGACAGGACCAGGATGATGACGCCCAGCACACCGGAGGTGCTCTGGATGATCTCGATGACCACTCCAGCGTCGTCCGGGGTGGTGACCTTCAGGGCGTGAGCCAGCAGGACCCCGATGACTCCGACGAAGTACTCGCCGAAGGTGACTCCGAGAACAGTCTGTTTCACCACGTCGGCGACATTGCGGTTGTAGCGCGCCATATCAGGGGTGAAGATCGCACCGATGATGAAACCACCGGCGACGAAGGTGGTCGCCGCAGCCAACGAGATCGGCTGTCCTGGAGGAGGAGTGGAGAAAAGTTCTGTTCCGTGCTGGGAGAGAACCTGGGCGACGGACCACACACACACCAAGAGGAATGCCGGTACGGCGACCCAGGCGACCCAGGACATCGCGGCGAACCCGAGGGTCACGATCGCGGTGACCCCCAGCCCACCGAGCACGGCCCAGACCCAGATCG
It contains:
- a CDS encoding GNAT family N-acetyltransferase, with protein sequence MSDVRTASVPEYPAVAMLLGQVFRDDPTLGAVVRDAQDPASRLARMFTVQIGEIFAPSGAVDVLPDAEGGLAGAALWAEPGAWHRSRWAELRGMPALARALGRSFPASVRSERACLDRHPTFPHWYLYVVGSATRSRGRGVGSALLRHGLARAEAQGVPVYLEATTPRSARLYQRWDFVELGPVPNPLGDQDAVGMWRPSGGKGALEHPDRL
- a CDS encoding GntR family transcriptional regulator → MPLSITLSRTTGQPIYEQIRAQTQAAILNGDLPPGAQLPSIRGLAKDLQVSVITTTRAYSDLAALGLIANVPGKGSYVLDIDTATWQGQIRDLVHASFLDGVLHAARADLSPAELHRLLDDAITAAKERR
- a CDS encoding ABC transporter ATP-binding protein, with the protein product MNTARNPDDQPLLSLNGLGKSFDPFHLEDLDLEVRAGQVVGLVGANGAGKTTAIGCALGMLRPDRGTVHLIDKQWIGVVLDTPPYLPTWTVAEVELALAPFYPRWNRSTFARLADRAGLSTSSQVGSLSRGMALRLQLAVALSHDARLLILDEPTSGVDPVGRCELLDELAGFMLHEDHGILFSTHITADLERIADRVVVLAHGRMVAAGDTPEILDAFRMVHGGLGELPDPLRGMVHGLREHSVGWAGVMATPDTVHLSGACVVEEPTLDELVRHLSSLDAPVASHG
- a CDS encoding ABC-2 transporter permease; amino-acid sequence: MAERPLLAMFRLDLRVLHSFLLPAAGFTVLAAFAYATLGLGLALVTVMFIPLMAISLLAQAEESAHLPRLQACLPVSARIVAAAHHLVTVAVLGYATVAALSLVMVDARLRDIGAGAGTTGAMLLLLLVGAASSLFWPVADRYGTDRAWWVAVPAVVLLLAIQAVLMAQHWLSFRGGAVLPRWEVLRPLWSPSVLVPSVVGAVLLALWASYRRCVILRCGTRSDAPWSSAVLCRDRSGGCLSGLPWSPVLRLQLLALRELRPVVALLLIPTVLAAVAVDALSSTLFLVPLALTVSLNVVHLAGGTGLGRLYDALPVGRREVVAAQYLVVSGVVAVVTAVLAVLVGFDLFRGRGSGTDALLGVAAVAVALSAVLGLAIPLSTRWGAWRGVMAVLATVMLLTTGLIAVAFTAPDAWADTKFLLAQAPWWGTLSASVSVAAVALTSSYGVTTRIYERQDL
- the lpdA gene encoding dihydrolipoyl dehydrogenase, producing the protein MADFDVVVLGAGPGGYVAAIRAAQLGKRVAVVEKKYWGGVCLNVGCIPSKALLKNAELAHTLTHEKAKYGIEGDATMSYGPTHKRSRQVSAGIVKGVHFLMKKNKITEIDGWGTLTGANSMDVALNNGETKSISFDNLIIAAGAVTRMLPGVEVSKNVVTYEEQILDENLPRSIIIAGSGAIGVEFAYVMANFGVDVTIVEFLDRMVPTEDADVSKELLKHYKKLGVKVMVGTKVDSVEDTGSGVKVTVTPAAGGESTVLEADRLLSAIGFAPRTRGYGLENIGVEMTERGAIKVDGFCRTSVPNVYAIGDVTAKMMLAHVAEAMGIVAAETIAGAETMPVDYANIPRATYCHPQIASMGLSEQQAKDAGHEVKTSSFPFAANGKAQGLGEAAGFVKVVADAKYNEILGVHMIGPDVTELLPAANVAKQWDLTADEVSRTVFAHPTLGEALKEAMHGISGHMINF
- a CDS encoding tRNA-dependent cyclodipeptide synthase, yielding MTDPLLRDVVFRREPLTESCAQIVSEAGHVCVGVSPFNGYFNQSRITELVCWAFETYPQASFFVPDKSAAHTLRALGYAEAKAESKARKQGKYVLNKVRTALAQVGVEETPGMVLCHESLSVNPRYLELLDEGRRRYAQDPDFQEATLATSRGILQAWEEEGNPPQENQEEQAVQYFLEELPMFIDTPGIVGVDSSVFVYHREIPYLRRLYDRELSWRPAERQGFALVTVDERPRGGPAL
- a CDS encoding DUF1684 domain-containing protein: MPTGVGETEVVLSPEELAHREWAQERLAAVTGAHGPLALVDFHEVSGHEQVIGLPLSAAPGPDGQGVLIVPDEGAQLDIDGVPVTGPTVMSLLRGDGTPLLTCGDTVVDAFSLDGDSVELRIYRAENEQAQRFAGIEVYPFDPELVVQGEFRPYDQATDVSWGFSRESDDGHDKKVPGVVEVEVGGKRYDLVAFLDHEVLVIVFADGTTGRESHAPGRFLKLSGVTGVGPIEVDFNRAFIPPCGFSDYFNCPLPPAENRIEAPVRGGEQHVLWADEVDGHRD
- a CDS encoding thioredoxin family protein; its protein translation is MNSISRRSVGLVTASVLLLTGVGTGVSNAVTTSPFGAEVSAVQGGASIVDVNMSNLEQLKKQSSQRPVFFLITAPAWCGACRTMDPVIRRMAEQAQGKWTLAVIDADRSDAKRAFQVRGYPTIVPYAKGKEGSHLSGFPGEAGLKSFIDKTVSGFGPVDSNPPNKPEEPGRPGQPGRPGQPGQPGQPGQPGRPGQPPAGDIPIEDGGQKPVRPGQPGQPGQPGGPGDGQKPVRPGQPGQPGQPGGPGDGQKPVRPGQPGQPGQPGGPGDGQKPVKPGQPPAGDIPIEDGGQKPVRPGQPGQPGGPGDGQKPVKPGQPGGPGDGQKPVKPGGPGEGQTPVKPGAPGKIVEVTDKNFDQLMAGSKKVPFILDFSKEGCDPCEKLAPVLAEKAKASNGAYVIGKIDGTKYPKIWERFDKPWFPTLISIIDGKETSRRSGYDGDKAAVNTWIDQAVKGGKAVADPATVNISDEESWKKVVAISKRHPVALRLHLDNYSQSSKRHGQVAAELAKASGGKWTLANVASNDSAVRKILAKNGVTLPGGLPAMVVIYNGKLQSSVPAMQGPQGKPHMEAWVSKMLSTQYPTK
- a CDS encoding purine-cytosine permease family protein, yielding MATSPVAQSAATAEKTPADNSSSIPEHDDYALVRVPDDARYGWLTVAVQRFGMLSALAQFLLSASIGIGLSFWDAMIAITLGSVILEVVSIMLGVAGVREGLSTSVLARWSGFGTAGSAVVGLVVAITLVGWFAIQNAVFAEGLHTLMPFLPIWVWAVLGGLGVTAIVTLGFAAMSWVAWVAVPAFLLVCVWSVAQVLSQHGTELFSTPPPGQPISLAAATTFVAGGFIIGAIFTPDMARYNRNVADVVKQTVLGVTFGEYFVGVIGVLLAHALKVTTPDDAGVVIEIIQSTSGVLGVIILVLSIVKVNDWNLYPSSLGVVNAAHALGGINLSRATVAVALGLIGSLMSALGFAKLFQPFLFELGILCPPIAAIMIADYFVCRSWRKELDESRLRGELPSEAPTYVPAGVIAWVVGYLVARASAMVPDLLWGWNIPALTSMIAAFICYLIAARFGLARGAGIRKIS